A genomic segment from Clostridium pasteurianum BC1 encodes:
- a CDS encoding radical SAM protein → MLTDINEDTIKVVKNPIFKEYASFYLDISRNFIQQVEQYGISFDKNPKTSIETKEVLNRLKQKQAIFRNDDKSIYNNFISPACEACAKSIGSVTTYISLMCHRNCYYCFNSNQEDYELFNNSKKDWKSQLKDIIKTEKDISYIALSGGEPLLHKEDTVEYFKYIKNYMKNVHTRLYTSGDLLDEKLAEELDEAGLKEIRFSIKLEDSLELHKTVLKKIAIARQYIPKVVVEMPAIPGTFEEMKQLIFDLEKLKVDGINLLEFCFPYNNVEEYAKRGFKLKYPHFKVLYNYWYSGGLAVSGSELLSLKLLEFILDNHLKLGAHYCSLENKHTGQIYRQNTISKAAWKNIIFSNRDYYLKTAKVFGKDISKAILAFHKNGIEDYEENRDYDFLQFQPEKIKYLKDTGIEVAISYNVTEERDNMTYLRELKVDYTTPETFSLDDI, encoded by the coding sequence ATGTTAACAGATATTAATGAGGATACAATAAAAGTAGTGAAAAATCCAATATTTAAAGAATACGCATCCTTTTACCTAGATATTTCAAGGAATTTTATTCAGCAGGTTGAACAATACGGAATTTCTTTTGATAAAAATCCGAAGACAAGCATAGAGACAAAAGAAGTATTAAATCGCCTAAAACAAAAACAAGCTATTTTTCGCAATGATGATAAAAGTATTTATAATAATTTTATATCCCCTGCATGTGAGGCTTGTGCTAAAAGTATTGGAAGTGTAACCACATATATTTCCTTAATGTGCCATAGAAATTGCTATTATTGTTTTAATTCAAATCAGGAAGATTATGAGTTATTTAATAATAGTAAAAAAGATTGGAAATCACAATTAAAAGATATCATAAAAACAGAAAAAGATATTAGTTATATAGCTCTTTCCGGAGGTGAACCACTTTTACATAAAGAAGACACTGTTGAGTATTTTAAATATATTAAAAATTACATGAAAAATGTACATACAAGATTATATACTTCTGGTGATTTATTGGATGAAAAACTTGCTGAGGAATTGGATGAAGCAGGATTAAAAGAAATACGTTTTAGTATTAAATTAGAAGATAGTTTAGAATTACATAAAACAGTATTGAAAAAAATAGCTATTGCCCGCCAGTATATACCTAAAGTAGTTGTAGAAATGCCTGCTATTCCGGGAACCTTTGAAGAAATGAAGCAATTAATATTTGATTTAGAAAAATTAAAAGTAGATGGAATAAATCTTTTAGAGTTTTGCTTTCCCTACAACAATGTGGAAGAATATGCAAAGAGAGGATTTAAGCTAAAATATCCACATTTCAAAGTACTTTATAATTACTGGTATTCTGGTGGGTTAGCTGTATCTGGAAGTGAACTTTTAAGTTTAAAATTGTTAGAATTTATATTGGACAATCATTTGAAATTAGGTGCACACTACTGTTCACTGGAAAATAAGCATACTGGTCAGATATATAGACAGAATACAATTTCTAAAGCTGCATGGAAAAATATAATTTTTTCAAATAGAGATTACTATTTAAAGACGGCTAAGGTATTTGGAAAAGATATTTCAAAGGCAATTTTGGCATTTCATAAAAATGGAATAGAAGATTATGAAGAAAATAGAGACTATGACTTTCTTCAATTTCAACCAGAGAAAATTAAGTATTTAAAAGATACTGGTATAGAAGTGGCCATTTCTTACAATGTCACAGAGGAAAGAGATAATATGACCTATTTACGTGAATTAAAAGTTGATTATACAACGCCAGAAACATTTAGTTTAGATGATATATAG
- a CDS encoding 4Fe-4S binding protein, with amino-acid sequence MSKKIKEIQIFRHIMQIILFFLLPGIYILAFSELKSIFQMIIKGNFNLIQALPGLMEFTVAIIFTILMGRFFCGWFCAFGSFNDWIHIASRKIFKINFKVSEKLDSILKYVKYGILALILIFTFAGGNNILNGASPWDAFAQITNFSTVLSTLAIGLILLILILIGDIFIERFFCRYLCPLGAVFSLISKISILKINKPTEKCGDCRICTNNCSMGLKLYSVNSVRGGECINCLRCVETCHRRNPHVNILNTEVNSATASSFVVAIFAGIYGLTNFGSSISIQKGLASSNVAISSNVSQGIKYKDGDYIGTGIGFNGGTTKVSVNIKDGKIDTIKTVSTEDTPDFYKNVENTIPNKIILAQSTNSVDTVSGATYSSKGLINATQNALNKAK; translated from the coding sequence ATGTCAAAAAAAATAAAGGAAATACAAATTTTCAGGCATATCATGCAGATAATCTTATTTTTTCTTTTACCCGGTATATACATATTGGCCTTCAGTGAATTAAAATCAATTTTTCAAATGATTATTAAAGGAAACTTTAATCTTATTCAGGCTCTTCCAGGATTAATGGAATTTACAGTAGCAATTATTTTTACTATTTTAATGGGAAGATTTTTCTGTGGATGGTTTTGTGCTTTCGGCAGCTTTAATGATTGGATTCACATTGCGTCAAGAAAAATATTCAAAATTAATTTTAAAGTTAGTGAAAAACTTGATTCCATACTAAAGTATGTAAAATATGGAATATTAGCTTTAATTCTAATTTTCACATTTGCTGGTGGAAATAATATTTTAAATGGTGCAAGTCCCTGGGATGCCTTTGCACAGATAACTAATTTTTCAACTGTGTTGTCCACTCTAGCTATAGGCCTTATACTTTTAATTTTAATACTCATAGGAGATATTTTTATTGAAAGATTTTTTTGCAGATATTTATGTCCCCTAGGTGCTGTGTTTTCTTTAATATCTAAAATAAGCATATTAAAAATCAATAAACCAACTGAGAAATGCGGCGATTGCAGAATATGTACAAATAATTGTTCAATGGGTTTAAAACTTTATAGTGTAAATAGTGTTCGTGGAGGTGAATGTATAAATTGCTTAAGGTGTGTAGAAACCTGTCATAGAAGAAATCCTCACGTAAATATACTAAATACAGAAGTTAATTCAGCAACCGCAAGCTCTTTTGTTGTAGCTATTTTTGCTGGTATATATGGCTTAACTAATTTTGGAAGTTCAATCTCAATTCAGAAAGGATTGGCTTCTTCAAATGTAGCAATCTCTAGTAATGTTTCACAGGGAATCAAATATAAAGATGGAGATTACATAGGAACAGGTATAGGCTTTAACGGTGGTACAACAAAAGTTTCTGTTAATATAAAAGACGGTAAAATTGATACTATTAAAACAGTATCAACTGAAGATACTCCAGACTTTTATAAAAACGTGGAAAATACTATACCTAATAAAATAATTTTAGCTCAATCAACAAATTCAGTTGATACTGTATCTGGAGCAACTTATAGCAGCAAAGGTCTTATTAATGCAACTCAAAATGCATTAAATAAAGCTAAGTAA
- a CDS encoding MOSC domain-containing protein, with translation MARIVALNISEKKGTAKHAIEKGYFKVDYGLLGDAHAGSGPRQVSLLGQESIDKMKQLKLKGFCNVKFVENLTSEGVAFDELSVGENLKIGEVVLEITQIGKECYKGCKIRNLVDTCTMSKEVIFARVLRNGWIESGDEIQLL, from the coding sequence ATGGCTAGGATTGTTGCATTAAATATAAGTGAGAAAAAGGGAACTGCAAAACATGCTATTGAAAAGGGATATTTTAAAGTTGATTATGGCTTATTGGGAGATGCCCATGCTGGAAGTGGGCCCAGACAGGTAAGTTTACTTGGACAAGAGAGTATAGATAAGATGAAGCAATTAAAATTAAAGGGATTTTGCAATGTTAAATTTGTGGAAAATCTTACTAGTGAGGGAGTAGCTTTTGATGAACTTTCTGTGGGGGAAAATCTTAAGATTGGAGAAGTTGTTTTAGAAATTACTCAGATAGGTAAGGAATGCTATAAAGGATGTAAAATAAGAAATTTAGTAGACACTTGTACTATGTCAAAAGAAGTTATATTTGCAAGGGTACTAAGGAATGGGTGGATAGAATCAGGGGATGAAATTCAATTGCTGTGA
- a CDS encoding molybdopterin biosynthesis protein: MVQKVYLSNYELKEALSEYLGKIEHSFLNKELLSTEEALGRVTSEAVYSKISSPFYNCSAMDGIALQSLKTIGASEKNSIILEEGKDYLVVDTGDPIPREYDCVIMVEDTVKIYKDKIQIYKSAAPWQHIRPLGEDIVENQLIVPSGHVIRPVDIGAMLAGGVNTIKVYKKPLIGIIPTGTELVDPGSSLKTGDIIDFNSRVFSAQILQYGGIPKRYGIVKDNYEILKTVLEKAVSECDIVIINAGSSAGREDYTSDVISDLGEVYIHGVSIKPGKPVVMGKVENKPVLGIPGYPVSAYFIMDKVLKVIIEGYQGKKSEKVQKLEATLSRRVMSSLKYLEFVRMKLGYVGNKLIATPLSRGAGATMSLVRADGILEIPQNVEGIEAGTKVQISLMKNIDEIKNTIVCIGSHDPILDVLSDLLHVKNPDYYLSSAHTGSMGGIMALKNGETHIAPIHLLDMESGEYNVCYINKYLKDKNIALIKVVNRIQGLMVQKGNPLSLREISDISKEGIRFVNRQRGAGTRLLLDYYLKKLNISPNDINGYEREEFTHLSVAAAVASGDVDCGLGVYSAAEMMGLDFIAVCNEEYDFAVPEEYLKMETIKELINVMKSDIFLKELDRLGGYDYSSIGKIITCNDEKLISVKEIDKDIPLKAVDKV, translated from the coding sequence ATGGTGCAAAAAGTATATCTGTCAAATTATGAGTTAAAAGAAGCCTTAAGTGAATATTTGGGAAAAATAGAGCATTCATTTTTAAATAAGGAATTATTAAGTACAGAGGAAGCTTTAGGAAGGGTCACTTCGGAAGCAGTTTATTCAAAAATATCTTCGCCCTTCTATAACTGTTCTGCTATGGATGGAATTGCTCTTCAAAGCTTAAAGACTATAGGGGCCTCTGAAAAGAATTCTATTATACTAGAGGAAGGCAAGGACTATTTAGTGGTAGATACGGGAGATCCAATTCCGAGAGAATATGATTGTGTAATAATGGTTGAGGATACAGTTAAAATTTATAAAGATAAAATTCAAATATATAAAAGCGCAGCACCCTGGCAGCACATAAGGCCACTAGGTGAAGATATAGTTGAGAATCAGCTTATTGTACCTTCCGGCCATGTTATAAGACCGGTAGATATAGGGGCAATGTTAGCTGGAGGAGTAAATACTATTAAAGTTTATAAAAAGCCTTTAATAGGTATTATTCCAACTGGTACCGAGCTTGTAGATCCAGGCAGCAGTCTTAAGACCGGTGATATAATTGATTTTAACTCAAGAGTATTTAGTGCACAAATTCTTCAATATGGAGGAATACCAAAAAGATATGGAATAGTAAAGGATAATTATGAAATTTTAAAAACTGTTTTAGAAAAAGCTGTTTCAGAATGTGACATAGTCATAATAAATGCAGGTTCTTCTGCGGGTAGAGAGGACTATACCAGTGATGTGATTTCGGATTTAGGGGAAGTTTATATACACGGTGTATCTATAAAACCAGGTAAACCAGTTGTTATGGGAAAGGTTGAAAACAAGCCAGTTCTTGGAATACCAGGATATCCGGTTTCTGCTTATTTTATAATGGATAAGGTCCTTAAAGTAATTATAGAAGGATATCAGGGAAAGAAATCTGAAAAAGTACAAAAACTAGAAGCTACCCTATCAAGAAGAGTTATGTCTTCTCTAAAGTATTTAGAATTTGTGAGAATGAAACTTGGATATGTGGGAAATAAGCTCATTGCCACACCGCTTTCAAGAGGGGCGGGGGCTACTATGTCTCTTGTAAGGGCAGATGGAATATTGGAAATTCCACAAAATGTAGAGGGCATTGAGGCTGGAACTAAGGTACAAATAAGCCTTATGAAAAATATAGATGAAATTAAAAATACAATTGTTTGCATAGGCAGCCATGATCCTATTTTAGACGTACTTTCTGACCTACTTCATGTAAAGAATCCTGATTATTATTTATCATCTGCTCATACTGGAAGTATGGGAGGCATAATGGCACTGAAAAATGGAGAAACCCATATTGCCCCAATCCATCTATTGGATATGGAAAGCGGTGAGTACAATGTGTGTTACATTAATAAATATTTAAAAGATAAGAATATAGCTCTAATAAAGGTAGTAAATAGAATTCAAGGGCTTATGGTTCAAAAGGGCAACCCATTATCACTTAGAGAAATTTCAGACATATCAAAAGAAGGTATACGTTTTGTAAATAGACAAAGAGGGGCAGGCACAAGGCTGCTGTTAGACTATTATTTAAAAAAATTAAATATTTCCCCAAATGATATTAATGGATATGAAAGAGAAGAATTTACTCATCTGTCTGTAGCCGCAGCAGTAGCCAGTGGAGATGTAGATTGCGGCCTTGGAGTATATTCAGCAGCGGAAATGATGGGTCTTGACTTTATTGCAGTGTGCAATGAAGAATATGATTTTGCAGTACCTGAGGAATATTTGAAAATGGAAACTATTAAAGAATTAATTAATGTTATGAAAAGTGATATATTTCTAAAAGAGCTGGATAGGCTTGGGGGCTATGATTATTCAAGTATTGGGAAGATAATAACATGTAATGATGAAAAGTTAATTTCTGTAAAAGAAATAGATAAAGATATTCCTCTAAAAGCCGTTGATAAAGTTTAA
- a CDS encoding molybdopterin molybdotransferase MoeA codes for MNFYNVVSVEEAKDIINCDFKLNLKTELIDIKECNGRVLSRDIVSPLNIPGFKRSMVDGYAVKFRDLQGASESMPSMLDLKGEVKMGKMPVKSLEFPGECMYIPTGGMLPEGTDSVIMIEYIDKMDDATVLANKSISFGENVLNEDEDVELGETVLKQGTLLRPYSISMLSSLGITKVPVFRKPKVGIISTGDEIVSPEKQPQPGEIRDINSYLIYSSVIEDGGQPILYGVIKDNYEELFTTVKKAVNECDLVLVSGGSSVGKKDETAKVIDELGNPGILFHGISIKPGKPTILGKIKDKPIFGLPGHPLSCAVVYRTLVRYLLHAMMGFEDVDYPIPCKFSMNYHKAKGREEYLPVTINRIGEEYIATPILTKSAAISGFTKAWGYIKINKNVEGIYEHEKVYVYKFQR; via the coding sequence ATGAATTTTTATAATGTAGTATCTGTAGAGGAAGCAAAAGATATTATAAACTGCGATTTTAAGTTAAATTTAAAAACAGAATTAATAGATATTAAAGAATGCAATGGTAGAGTATTATCTAGGGACATTGTATCACCTTTAAACATTCCGGGCTTTAAAAGATCCATGGTAGATGGATATGCTGTTAAGTTTAGAGATCTTCAAGGTGCCAGTGAAAGCATGCCTTCCATGCTTGATTTAAAAGGAGAAGTTAAAATGGGCAAAATGCCTGTTAAATCACTAGAGTTTCCAGGTGAATGTATGTATATACCAACTGGAGGAATGCTTCCTGAAGGTACTGATAGTGTTATTATGATAGAATACATTGATAAAATGGATGATGCTACTGTACTTGCCAATAAGTCTATTTCCTTTGGAGAGAATGTATTGAATGAAGATGAAGATGTAGAACTAGGAGAAACTGTGCTTAAACAGGGAACACTGCTGAGACCTTATAGCATAAGTATGTTATCTAGTTTAGGAATTACTAAAGTACCAGTATTTCGCAAACCGAAAGTTGGTATAATTTCCACAGGAGATGAAATTGTATCTCCTGAAAAGCAGCCGCAGCCTGGTGAAATTAGAGATATTAACTCCTATCTTATTTATTCTTCGGTTATTGAAGATGGTGGACAACCTATATTATATGGGGTCATTAAAGATAATTATGAAGAATTATTTACAACTGTTAAAAAGGCCGTAAATGAATGCGATTTAGTTCTGGTATCTGGAGGTAGTTCTGTAGGAAAAAAAGATGAAACTGCAAAGGTTATTGATGAACTTGGAAACCCTGGAATACTTTTTCATGGAATATCTATAAAGCCAGGGAAGCCAACTATACTAGGAAAAATAAAAGATAAGCCTATATTTGGACTTCCAGGTCATCCACTTTCCTGTGCTGTAGTTTACAGAACATTAGTTAGATATCTTCTGCATGCAATGATGGGATTTGAAGATGTAGACTATCCTATTCCATGCAAATTTAGCATGAATTATCATAAAGCTAAAGGAAGAGAAGAATACCTTCCAGTTACTATTAACAGAATAGGAGAAGAATACATAGCTACGCCCATTCTTACTAAATCAGCGGCTATCAGTGGATTTACAAAGGCATGGGGTTACATAAAAATTAATAAAAATGTGGAAGGAATTTATGAACATGAAAAAGTATATGTTTATAAATTTCAGAGGTGA
- the tatB gene encoding Sec-independent protein translocase protein TatB, with protein sequence MFNIGFGELILILLIAFLVVGPQDLPKVARALARALKYFRGIVDEVKQSVNLDSELTEISNVKKEIQQTVKNVNPLNNIDNEIKDVKEELQSTEKVFKKSSNF encoded by the coding sequence ATGTTTAATATTGGCTTTGGTGAATTAATTTTAATTCTATTGATTGCTTTTCTTGTAGTTGGTCCTCAGGATTTACCTAAAGTTGCCAGAGCACTTGCCCGAGCCTTGAAGTATTTTCGTGGTATTGTAGATGAAGTAAAACAATCTGTAAATTTGGATTCAGAATTAACTGAAATCAGTAATGTGAAAAAAGAAATTCAACAGACAGTAAAAAATGTGAATCCCTTAAATAATATTGACAATGAAATAAAAGACGTAAAAGAAGAACTGCAATCAACTGAAAAAGTATTTAAAAAATCTAGCAATTTCTGA
- a CDS encoding twin-arginine translocase TatA/TatE family subunit: MRLGRTEILLLLFLALIFFGGGKLGNVGKSLGKSIKEFKEEIKDDSKETVKKAESDDKEKA, encoded by the coding sequence ATGAGACTTGGAAGAACAGAGATTTTATTACTTTTATTTCTTGCACTAATATTTTTTGGTGGTGGTAAACTTGGCAACGTTGGTAAATCTCTTGGAAAAAGTATAAAGGAATTTAAAGAAGAGATAAAAGATGATAGCAAAGAAACAGTTAAGAAGGCTGAATCTGATGATAAAGAGAAAGCATAG